The following nucleotide sequence is from Penicillium digitatum chromosome 5, complete sequence.
AAGCGGAGCAGGAGTCGCGCCTGCTTTGGTGTACCTATCCGGATTAGGCCTAGCTCATCCGCTCGATCTTATGTAATTGGGCTCTTCCTACGGTTTGCGCAAATGACGATGCGATAGGCAAACACCTCACACGTTCTTCTTTCTGGGAGGCCCGACACTTGAATTGTCGTCTCAAAAGCTTTTCTCACGGGGCAGTTTCTCTTGCGCGTTCTCTCTCCTCCTCCATCGATCTGTGTCCCGGGTGCTTTTGCGTTCCAGTAACACTCACTGATCAGCCTGCAACAATGGCTCGCCACGGAGATACTCGCTCACCATCACCTGTAGGCAGCACATATTCTTCATCCCGGCGGCCTCGCAGAGAGGATGATCGCTATGACAGAACTAGGCGGGATGATGGGCGCAGTTACCGCAGATCCCGCAGCCCAGAGGTGCGTGTGGTGCATCGCAAATTCTCATTTTATCCTGCAATGTCTGACCAACCGTGTGATATCTAGAGAAGATACCGCGGGCGCGATCGCCCTCGCGATAGAGATTCATACCGACGACGAGACCTCCCCGTAGACCGGCGCGACGAAGATACTTATCGTCCAGCTAGAAGAGATCGATCCCGAGAACGGCGACGAGATGACGACCATGATCACCGCCGCAGAAGTCGTGATAGGGATTACCGTTCCAGGCGAGATGACTCCCGCGATCGGGATCGCAGGCGGATAGATGATTCTGCTGACTTGAAGCCCAAGTCTAGACGGGATGACAGCCGTGATCGTGCTCCGAGCCGACGGTCCAGGTCAAGAACTCGAGAGGTAAGCTTCCTGCATAATGGGTCATGCCAAGCTTTATTAATTGTATCCCGCAGCCATCAAAGCCGTCCACGGCGGCCCCCACTGCCCAAACAGACGAGCAAAAGAAATCAGAGAGACTTGCCAAGCTTGAAGCATGGAAACAGAAACAAGCCGCGGAACGCGAGAAGAAGCAACAAGAACAGTCATCAGTTGATCCCAAAAAGATTCTCGAGGAGATTGACCGCAAATCAATTGGGTCTCAAGGTCCTGCCTCATTTCCCGGAAAGTTGAAGTTTGATCCAAAGGCCATCGTCAAATCATCAACCGCGACCACAGCTACTTCCGCCGTGCTTGGTACAGATGTTGCCGTCCCGGCGTCTGTCAAGGCTCCATCATTGACAAAATCCACTACACCTAGTGCTGCGCCCTCTACGCCCTCTGGTCCTTTGAAAGCCAAAGGTAATGTCAGCGGATTTGGCCTGGGCACTAGACAAGTTGCTGAAACAGAGAAACCTTCTGCATTTGAAACTCTGGGCTTTGGGGATGCAGATGAGAAATCAACACGCAAGAAACTTGAAAAATTGCCGACCACGCCTCTCGAGGTGGGTGGGCAGGTGGACGATGCCGTGGAAGAAGACGATGTAGACATGCAAGTTGAAGGAACCCAAGAACACGCAGCAGCCGAAGCGCGTGCTGCAAGTGAACGACGAGATACAAGACTCCAGAATCAAACCGATGATGTCCATATGGAGGAGACGACCAGCGCACAGGCCGATTCTACCCCCATGGACGTTGACGATGCCGAAGAAATTGATCCCCTGGATGCATTCATGGCTGAACTCCAAGACTCGACGCCGCCTGAACGGACAATTGGGGCCACGTTTGCCAAGAAGACCACACATCAACGGCCTGAGGCGATGTTTGGcgacgatgaggatgtgGATGTGACTGCAGTTGGTGACGAGAAAGCTGAAGATGTACTCGCCCTGGCGgcaataaaaaaaaagaagcggGAGATGCCTGATATCGACCACACAAAGATCGATTATGAGCCATTCCGCAAGGAATTTTACACTGAACCGTCCAACCTCGCCGAGATGACCGAGGAGGAGGTAGCAAACTTGCGACTTGAACTGGATGGCATCAAGGTGCGCGGTCGCGACGTCCCTAAGCCTGTTCAAAAGTGGTCGCAATGCGGTCTGGGAGTTCAGACATTAGATGTTGTTCACAAACTCGGGTGGGAAAACCTCACATCCATTCAAGCGCAAGCAATCCCCACGATTATGTCCGGTCGCGATGTCATCGGCGTAGCAAAAACTGGCTCAGGAAAGACCGGCGCTTTCCTGGTTCCGATGTTCCGACACATCAAAGATCAACGACCCTTGGCTAGTACAGACGGCCCCATCGGTATGATCCTGTCACCCACCCGTGAACTGGCCACCCAAATTCATAAAGACTGCAAGCCTTTCTTGAAGGCCTTGGGTCTGCGTGCTGTCTGCGCGTATGGCGGAGCCCCGATCAAAGACCAAATTGCCGAGCTGAAACGAGGTGCTGAAATTATTGTATGCACGGCTGGTCGTCTCATCGATCTGCTCGCCGCAAATCAAGGACGGGTCCTCAATCTACGCCGCATCACGTATGTCGTTCTCGACGAGGGGGACCGCATGTTCGATATGGGCTTTGGACCACAAGTTGTGAAGATCATGGCTAGCATCCGACCGGACAGGCAGACTGTCCTTTTTTCGGCCACATTCCCAAAGAGCATGGAAGCATTGGCCCGGAAAACTTTGAACGAGCCAGTGGAGATCACAGTAGGTGGCAAGAGTGTTGTGGCTCCAGAGATCACCCAAATTGTTGAGGTCCGTAACAATGACCAGAAATTCTTCCGCCTTTTGGAGCTCCTGGGAAATCTGTATGAAGATGACGCGAATGAAGACTATCGCACGTTGATTTTCGTGGACCGTCAAGAGGCCGCTGATGACTTACTCAAGCAATTGATGTACAAGGGGTATCCGTGCATGTCGATTCACGGCGGAAAAGATCAGATCGATCGTGATAGCACCATTCAAGAATTTAAGGCAGGCATTTTCCCTATCCTGGTTGCAACGTCAGTTGCTGCTCGTGGGTTGGATGTCAAGCAGCTCAAGCTCGTTGTCAACTATGATGCACCTAACCACCTGGAGGATTATGTCCATCGTGCCGGCCGCACTGGACGGGCTGGCAACACTGGAACCGCCGTCACGTTCGTCACCGAGGAACAGGATAGGTATGCGTTGGATATTGCAAAGGCTCTCAGGCAAAGTGGACAGGAAGTCCCTGAGCCTCTCCAAAAGCTAGTTGATGGGTTCAATGAGAAGGTCAAGTCTGGTAAGGAAAAGAATTTCTCGCGCCATGGATTCGGGGGTAAAGGGTTGGACCGTCTTAATATGGAACGTGAAACTGCGCGACTTCGTGAGCGGAAAGCATACAAAACTGGCGATGACATGGACGATGAGGAAGATAAACTTGAGACCGAGCAAGAGTCAGATGATCGATTCAACAAGGCTCTTTCAGCTGTCCGATCTGCTGCTGAGCCCCCTGTACCAGCAGCTACAGCTTCAGTCTCCATGCCGGGTGTGCCGAAAGGCGTTGACCTTGATGGCAAGATCGTTGTGCATCGTACAGAGAGAGCACCGGCGAACGTATCAAAGAACCCGTTGGACAAGGTGGGCTCTGCCGTTGCAGATATTCACGCACGTTTGAGCCGCGCAGGTGTGATGAGATCGGGTGTACCTATTGATAACCGTGGGCCTGATGCCGGAGCGTTCCATGCAACGCTGGAAATTAACGATTTCCCTCGTGAGTTTTTCCATTTTCCCTTCATCTTTCAGATAGTTACTTACactttgaattttttttcaaacaGAAAAAGCACGTTGGGCCGTTACAAACCGCACGAACGTGGCCAAGATCCTGGAAGCATCCGGAACCTCCATCACCACAAAAGGCAATTTCTATGCCGCTGGGAAGGAACCTGGCCCCGGGGAACTTCCCAAGCTGTACATTCTGGTGGAGGGTGAGACGGAGATCTCAGTCACCACCGCCATACACGAGCTTAGACGCCTGCTAAAGGACGCTACACTGGCAGCCTCAGAGGGTGAGGCGCGCGCACCAGTGGGTGGCCGCTACAATGTTCTTTAGGTCACTCTCTAGTTCATAGTGGACTCCAAAATGTGCCTTGAATAAATCAATGATTGTACGATATGCTTGATGTGTTTTGGTTCTTGTAGAAGCTGCAGCTAAAGAGTCCGTTCACGATCACTCTCATCGAGTATTGGAGTAAGAGAAAAATCAGTTAGTCGAAGTTATCAATGAGAGCAACATAGCTGTATCATTACAATTACACTTGTATCCAAATTCAAGGGAAGCTTGATTCTGCACTTCCAACGACAAACAAGTCAAAAGATTTGACACCTTCACACAAAAGATCCCCAAACATGCGCTATATAGAGACAATAAAGAGACACAATAAGCCCGCAAATTAAACGCCAAACAAATCGCCGGGATATTACCGAAGTAGTGATCAAATCAAAATGTCGCTTGAGTATGCCTATTCCCATCTTCTTGCAGCCTCGGCCCCATCTATATCTCGCGCAGCTCTCTCTGTGCGACTGACTTGATCCAATGTCTGCGCTTGAGTTTGTGCTTTTTGTGCGGCTAGTCTTGATCCCAATTTCCCTTTGTTGGCAGAGGCGCCTTCGGCACGTTTCTGTTAGACCCACCAGTCAGCGATCACAGCCCTGCATAACATATCTTAGCGGGAAACAAGCTGTCATACCTGTGCGGCAATTGCAGCATTTGCACGTGCCTCGTCCGTTCCAGCAGCACTACTATGTGTAGTGCTCTCACCCAGAGTGCGACCTGGTGTAGCCTTCCAGTTTGTCTTGACTGGAGGTGGAGCGCGGGATGCGTCGGTACTCCCTGAGTTGGTGCCGACTACACGGCCCGGTTGACTGAATGGATCTGCCTCGTTGGAAGAGCGGGAGCAAATGTTGCCCATTGTAATTGTGTATCGAATCGCAGAGATGGGAGGGTTTGTTGTTGCGGTTAGTGTGGGGTGGGCGCAAGGCAGGGAAAGATTATTGATTTGAGCCTCGGCTACGGTGCCAAATTGATCTTTGAATGATCCAATTGGATGTAGTGGGTTTCTTCAAGGTAGATTAGGTCAACTACTTTGTTATTTACAGATCATCACAAGTGGATGTTAGAGAAGCGCGATAAGCTGATAGTCGATCCGGGGCAAAAGGCGGTGAGAGTTTTCCGTGATTTATTCTAGTAAGCCTAGACCTTTTCGATTTAGCAGGATATCCGGAGTGATCAAGAGAAATAGGATGTCAGCTAATAGATTCTATCGTCAAGATTGAGCCCCTATACACCGGATGCAAACTGAGTGTGTCTACAGACAAACGACCGGATTTGGGTTATCAAGGCGGGTCGGGCCAAAGGGGCAGAATAGAGCTTAGTCAAGATCTCCCATTGGAAAATATCTCTGTGGGGAAAGGAATCCTTCGTCGGAATGCTGGGGAACACTGGGGAGCGTTGTCCAGTTTCTCTTATTCTCAAATCTCCAATTCCAGTCTCGAAGCTATATCGCACAAACTCATCAGATCTCCTGGAGTCGCCAAAGCACGCACTACGATTCGCCTGAAAATCATGAGACCTAACCCCCAAGGTCCCCATCCTATCCTCCGTCCCGAAGGTCCTCACGGCTACATTGAGGGGTCTCAGTCGACAGATGGCCCTGATCCTCTCCAAATACTTTGGATTTGATCCTGCATCTGTGACTCCAAggtcctcttttttttcattttcctGCACGTCAATATCGGTCAACTACCCGATTGCGCCTGTTCCTAACCAGTCCAGTCCTAGCTCATGACACGATTGCGAATCTATCCGCGCTGTGAGAGGATATCATTCGGTACTACAGCCTAAACTGTCTCTCGGGAACGGCGCACAAACGGGTGACACTTTGACTCGTGGGTTCGTGGGTTTAGTAGTGGGATATCGTGCCTGTCGGGAATTCACTGTCCCGCTTACGGTCGCACACTGCTCGGTTCCTTGACTGCATTTTCCCCATATTGTTCGTTGTACACGCTGTTGTGACGACACTGTTCCTGAAAAACCCGACTGAATTTCGACCCAATACCTTCCCTCCATCCTCTGAAGTGAACCGTGCACCATGGTGTCCCAAACCCAACAAGGCGATTTCTGCCTTGAATGCAACTGGGAAGCCTTCCACATTGACGGTAAGGCGGCGGTAGATCCACCCGGTAAAGCTCTTCAACATCGTTGGAACTGTTCAAGTCATGAAACCCAAACACCGCTGCCCCATTCTGAGGTCGATGAGGCCTGCTGTGATGTAGACGACTGCGCGCTAGACTGCGGGTCCATGTGTGGCGGCTTTACCGGCTGTGACACTTCCACTGTCTGCTCAGTTACTCACTGCGAGGATGGCAACTGCGATGATGACAACTGTCACGATCACCACTGCAACGATACTCATTGTGATGCCAACCACTGCAAAGATAACTGCGAGGTCAACCACTGTGATAGTATTGACCCTCTGTGCTTCGAGGACCACTGCTGCGAAGGTCCTGCTAGTCAAGATTGTGGGTTTGACGGTCTATTTGGACTCAACTCCTCACTATCGCTAGAGACGGGGGGGTTCCCTTCCATGACAATGGGAAATAATTCCGTGGGTCATACGACAAAGGCCATGCAGCATCCTTTCCCTGGTGTTATCGATCCATTTCAACAGGAAAGCTTCATATCCTCATACCAAACGCATGCCACCCACTGCGATCAGAACGTATCGAACCACTTCGAGTGCCATGATTTTCAGAAAGACTGGCAAGGGATGTTCGTGGCGCCTCCTGTTCCCGCACAGGCCGAAGTCAACCCAGCGGAGGTTTTCCATATGCTGGGTATGTGTTCCGACTTCTCGATATGCCAAGATCAACACGTACCTGAGCCTCCCCAGACCGGTCTCGAAACCTTCGAAAAACCCAAAATCGACACATCAGATGCATTCAACTGCATTAATCCTGAACATCATCACGTCCACAATCATTTCAAAAACCCGAATGATTTCAATCTGcaaaatatccgcaaaggGCCTCACCGCAACCATCACCGTTGTCGAGCTCACCACCATGTTCATTCTCACCCGTATTCCCATTATTCCCGACATTCTCGCTCATGCATCAACTCtcatctcctttccagcCCAGGAGAGACACCACCACCTCTGGAAGTTGACTCCTCATCCGTGCTTACCACACCGGACTTTTCTCCAGCGGACAGCAAGCTGCATATCTGCAAGTGGGCAACGGAAATCCATGGAATCAAGGCTGCTTGCGGTGCTACCTTTGCCGATTGTGGTGCTCTCCAGGAGCACCTCGTTGCCAATCACATGAATACCGTGAACGGTGCCAAGGGCAATGGGTACTACTGCTGCTGGGAAGGATGCCATCGTCCTGACGATCCCTTCTCGCAGAAGTCCAAGCTTCAGGGCCATTTCTTGACACACAGTAACTGTACGTCACGCTCATCGTATCACTATCCGCCGACCACTGGACACATGTACTAACGCCAACGGCACCTTTCTAGACAAGAACTTCTCATGCTCGGTTTGTGGAAAGGCGTTTGCTAGACAGGCGACACTAGACCGGCATGAGCGCAGCCATCGCGGCGACAAACCATATAAATGCAAACACTGCGGTAAATCATTTACAGATAGCAGCGAATTGAGTACGTCGCCCTTGGATTCCCTCTCGAGCCCACCGCTAACTATCCTAGAAACACATTCTCGAACCCACACTGGCGAGAAGCCTTTCAAATGCACCTGGCCAGGATGCACCTTCACCACGGGCGATGTGAGTTCCTCTATCTTTACGTCAAATGCTCGCTCATGTTCTAACATCAAATCAGTCTTCCAATATGTCTAGCCACAGACTTAGTATGATGCTCATTCCCACTTTAAATGTTTGACTCTTTTTTAAACTAACTCCATCCAGCACACGGAGAGCGAAAACACAAATGCCCTTTCCCAGGGTGCACCAAGAGTTTTACACGTCCTGGTAAGTTCTGTGACCTGTGCCTTGGTTTTTGATCGCCTACATTTAACACCAATTCGCCGCAGATCAATTGAAACGCCACCAGAGAACAACACATAAACAAGAACCAAGCTCGGCCCTCCCATCACCGAGCCCCGACCACTTCACTATGACCCCATTCACTCTGGTCCAATGAACCACACCCTTTGAATTCCATCACTGCATGTGATTTTCATGTCTTACGACCCAACGGTTCCAGGCGCTATTTTCCGCCGGCGTACTATGGATGGTTGAGAAACACTTTGTTTCTGGCGTTTTGCTAATTTTCGAGAACTACTAAAAAACTTGATACCACTTGGCGTTGATGTTGCCGAGATttttcaccaatgatttAATTGAATATCGCCTTTAAAGCCTGAACCGATCAACTCTTTGATTGGCCCGGCTGATCTCTTTCGCATGTGGCTTTTAGATGTTATGATTTGCTTTCATCCCTGCATGTCAGGTGCGAGATTCACGCATAAGAAAATTTGAAACTATGAACTTAAGATGCAAAAGATGATGCCGCGTATTTCCCCCCTGAAAAACAACATACAAAGCTCCCGATAGACTTAAACTTTACAATTGCCGCACCTATAGAAGGAACCCATATTAACATTGCACCTCAGTAGTGATATGCACGAGTTCGAACAGTCGAATGATAAAAAGTTCTCTTAATCTTCCATAGCCCTCTCCTCAAGTGCCTCAATCGCATTCTTCAACTCCCGAATCCGATGCCCAACTCGCCTACGCACTTCATCCTTGACACCCTGTGAGATCTCCGCCGGATTGTATTGGGTCTCAACAATAGCACTCTCCTCCGGTTCCTCTACCTCAGACAATGACTCGTCGGTCTCATTCTCAACTTCCCCAGGACGAGCAGTGTAGAGGCTGTACACAGCGGACAGCTGGTTTAGAGCATCGCGGGCAGACTCACGGTCCGAAGCAGCATAGATGGTTGATGAGTCGGTGCTCTCAGTGGCAATTTCGAACTCGTCTTTAGCAACTTCGTACAGCTCTTGTAATTCCTCGACCAGGAGATCGGCTTCGGCTTTTCCGGTAGATCCGTTTCGATCGGCGTAGGTTCTCACTGTGGGTTTGGGGAGCGATGACCGGATAGAAAATGGAAGTTGGCATGATGTTAAGCTATTTCGGACTTTGCCAGTGCTGGATAGGCTATGCAATGAGCGAGAGACGGGATACAGTCGCATTAAGGAGGATGAGTTGACGTGGTGAAATTGTAGTCCTCCGAGGCGCAGGAGTGAGAAGCCACGCGCAGATCGAATCGATGACAGGGCGGACATTCTGGAAATTGATACTAGGGGAGTAAACTAAATGGGAATTGGTGGATTTTTCGGAAGAATACAGCTAAGCTGCCATTGAAGGCCGGCGCTCGGTGATGACGTCGCTATCTGATTGTCGCATCACGTGGGAGTAGGCATTGCTCCCGAGATATCACGACCTCTAGCTGACATTGATCCCCCTGATTCACGGAGATTCACTAAGCAGAATTTGGGCCTACAGCCAAGTAGCCTAATGATGGGGGACTCACTAAAACAAACGACGCTAATCCCGCTCACTTGTCAATCTCTCTCTGTTAATTGCACCGT
It contains:
- a CDS encoding DEAD/DEAH box RNA helicase, whose product is MARHGDTRSPSPVGSTYSSSRRPRREDDRYDRTRRDDGRSYRRSRSPERRYRGRDRPRDRDSYRRRDLPVDRRDEDTYRPARRDRSRERRRDDDHDHRRRSRDRDYRSRRDDSRDRDRRRIDDSADLKPKSRRDDSRDRAPSRRSRSRTREPSKPSTAAPTAQTDEQKKSERLAKLEAWKQKQAAEREKKQQEQSSVDPKKILEEIDRKSIGSQGPASFPGKLKFDPKAIVKSSTATTATSAVLGTDVAVPASVKAPSLTKSTTPSAAPSTPSGPLKAKGNVSGFGLGTRQVAETEKPSAFETLGFGDADEKSTRKKLEKLPTTPLEVGGQVDDAVEEDDVDMQVEGTQEHAAAEARAASERRDTRLQNQTDDVHMEETTSAQADSTPMDVDDAEEIDPLDAFMAELQDSTPPERTIGATFAKKTTHQRPEAMFGDDEDVDVTAVGDEKAEDVLALAAIKKKKREMPDIDHTKIDYEPFRKEFYTEPSNLAEMTEEEVANLRLELDGIKVRGRDVPKPVQKWSQCGLGVQTLDVVHKLGWENLTSIQAQAIPTIMSGRDVIGVAKTGSGKTGAFLVPMFRHIKDQRPLASTDGPIGMILSPTRELATQIHKDCKPFLKALGLRAVCAYGGAPIKDQIAELKRGAEIIVCTAGRLIDLLAANQGRVLNLRRITYVVLDEGDRMFDMGFGPQVVKIMASIRPDRQTVLFSATFPKSMEALARKTLNEPVEITVGGKSVVAPEITQIVEVRNNDQKFFRLLELLGNLYEDDANEDYRTLIFVDRQEAADDLLKQLMYKGYPCMSIHGGKDQIDRDSTIQEFKAGIFPILVATSVAARGLDVKQLKLVVNYDAPNHLEDYVHRAGRTGRAGNTGTAVTFVTEEQDRYALDIAKALRQSGQEVPEPLQKLVDGFNEKVKSGKEKNFSRHGFGGKGLDRLNMERETARLRERKAYKTGDDMDDEEDKLETEQESDDRFNKALSAVRSAAEPPVPAATASVSMPGVPKGVDLDGKIVVHRTERAPANVSKNPLDKVGSAVADIHARLSRAGVMRSGVPIDNRGPDAGAFHATLEINDFPQKARWAVTNRTNVAKILEASGTSITTKGNFYAAGKEPGPGELPKLYILVEGETEISVTTAIHELRRLLKDATLAASEGEARAPVGGRYNVL
- a CDS encoding Major facilitator superfamily domain, general substrate transporter gives rise to the protein MSALSSIRSARGFSLLRLGGLQFHHVNSSSLMRLYPVSRSLHSLSSTGKVRNSLTSCQLPFSIRSSLPKPTVRTYADRNGSTGKAEADLLVEELQELYEVAKDEFEIATESTDSSTIYAASDRESARDALNQLSAVYSLYTARPGEVENETDESLSEVEEPEESAIVETQYNPAEISQGVKDEVRRRVGHRIRELKNAIEALEERAMED
- a CDS encoding C2H2 transcription factor, putative; the protein is MVSQTQQGDFCLECNWEAFHIDGKAAVDPPGKALQHRWNCSSHETQTPLPHSEVDEACCDVDDCALDCGSMCGGFTGCDTSTVCSVTHCEDGNCDDDNCHDHHCNDTHCDANHCKDNCEVNHCDSIDPLCFEDHCCEGPASQDCGFDGLFGLNSSLSLETGGFPSMTMGNNSVGHTTKAMQHPFPGVIDPFQQESFISSYQTHATHCDQNVSNHFECHDFQKDWQGMFVAPPVPAQAEVNPAEVFHMLGMCSDFSICQDQHVPEPPQTGLETFEKPKIDTSDAFNCINPEHHHVHNHFKNPNDFNLQNIRKGPHRNHHRCRAHHHVHSHPYSHYSRHSRSCINSHLLSSPGETPPPLEVDSSSVLTTPDFSPADSKLHICKWATEIHGIKAACGATFADCGALQEHLVANHMNTVNGAKGNGYYCCWEGCHRPDDPFSQKSKLQGHFLTHSNYKNFSCSVCGKAFARQATLDRHERSHRGDKPYKCKHCGKSFTDSSELKTHSRTHTGEKPFKCTWPGCTFTTGDSSNMSSHRLTHGERKHKCPFPGCTKSFTRPDQLKRHQRTTHKQEPSSALPSPSPDHFTMTPFTLVQ